The Microcoleus sp. FACHB-672 region CGAAGAAGCCCTCAAAGCCCACGACAAGGCGCTAGAACTTGCTGCTAATAATATTCAAGCCGTGAATGGGCGGGGGATTGCCTTGCTTGGTTTGAAGCGTTACCAAGATGCCCTTTCTTCCTTTAATAAAGCTCTACAAATCCAGCCGAATGACCCTAAATCTTGGGAAAACCGAGCTTTAGCGCTAGAGTATTTGCAACGCCTCCAAGAATCGCGTAAAGCGTTTGAAGAAGCGCTGGCTTCTTATAATGACAAAATTAAATTAAATGCTAATGATTTAGAAACTTTGATTAACCGGGGGCGCGTGTTAGGAAAATTGCAGCGTCCCACAGAAGCGCTCGCTTCTTATGACAGCGCGATCAAAATTAACCCAAACTTTTTTCCCGCCTGGGTGGGGAAAGGCAGTACATTATTTTTTGCCCAGAAACCTGAAGAAGCCCTAAAAGCTTATGATCAAGCGCTGGAAATTAGACCAAAATCTTATTTGAGCCGGCATAATCGAGGGTCTTTACTCATGGCAATGCAGCGCCCCGAAGATGCTATCAAAGATTATGACAAAGCTATCGAAATTCAAAATAACTTTTATCCGGCTTTAAGAGACCGAGGATTTGCACTTTTGCAATTGCAGAAAACTCAAGATGCAGTCGCTTCTTTTGATAAAGCGATAAAATATGAAAGTAAGGATCATAAATCTTGGGTGGGTCGAGGCATTGCACTCAAGCAGCTTAAGCGTAACGAGCAAGCGCTAGCAGCCTTAGACAAAGCGATATCGATTGAGCCAAACGATCCGGTTCCTTTGTTCCATCGGGGTTTGACTCTAGAGGAAATGCAACGAGATGAAGATGCCCTTAATGCTTATAACCAAGCAATTACAGCGGATGCGACCTTCGCGCCGGCTATCGAAGCTCGTTCTAAGCTACAACAGAAGTTAGGGCTATAATTTCTTTCTTCCCCACTCAGCACTCAGCACTCAGCAGTTAAAATACTATGGAATGGAAAAACTTTTTACACCAGCAGCGCCAATTATTTTTAGGGACAAGCGCTAGCCTTTTGCTTTTGGGCGCGGGTATTATGGTGCCGGCAACCAACGTCAGCGCTGCTGAAAAAGTGCTGATTAAAGTCAGCGTTTTTCGAGCTTCAGTTCCCGTCAGCGATATGAAAAACTTCGCTGAAACCGGGGAAGTCTCTGCTTCCCTGCGAGATATTTTCAATGCGACAAAACAAGACCCGGAAGTTACTCGCAATGCCTTGACGGAAGAAGTAGCGGTTGATTTTTTGCTCTTAGATCGCGCCCTCAATCACCCGTTTGGTGAAGCTTTATTAGATGAATTGGGGAAAGTCGTACACACGCGAGCTGATAGCGCCAACCGGCAAGCTTTGCGCTCCGCCATCATCCTGTCGGCAACGGAAGATAAGAAAATATCGTTGTTAGAAGTTATTCAAAACTATCCGTCACCTGAAGTGCAAGTAGAGGGAGATCGCCTCATCGAAGCTGCTGCCCAACTGCGCCGATTTAGTGATGTGCTGCAGGTAATTTTACAGCACTGGCCAAATATTTTCCCTTGAGAAATTTCCCTTTCAAGATAAATCAGCTCGCCATTACACAGCAAAACAGCCGTCCTTAATAAAGAAGTTAAAATGCTTCTTTATTAAGACAAACTGGGAATTTTGTAACTTAGCTCATCAAAAATTTTGGGGAGTTTTAGGGTGTTGCCGGCGCTGATTGTTGAAGATCAGGTGGCATCAAGACTTTGTCAATTACCACGAATGTGATGTTGTTGTTTTTGCCATTCCTAATATTAAATGAATTATCTGTTACTTTTGCATCATTCAGCAATAACTCATTAGCACTCGCATTCACTTGAAGTTTTACAAGGCTGCCTTCCACAGTTTTCACCTGTCCCGCTGCGAGATCGGCTTCCGTTACTTCGCCGGCAATTACATGATAAGAGAGCAGTTTTGCCAGGTTTTGTTTGTTTTTTGACTTCATCAATTCCTCAAGCGTTCCTGCCGGCAACGCATCAAAGGCTTCATCCGTTGGCGCTAAAATTGTAAATGGCCCTTCTTGGTTCAGCGTCTTTTCTATCTCTGGGGTTTCATTGAGGGCAGCAGCTAATTTATTAAAACCTAACTGCTTAATTTGTCCAATTAGCGGCCCTCGCGTGGGATAATAAGCACCGGGCGTGAAAAAACTTGGCCCGTAATAATACTGCGCCACTACCGGCCAACTAATGAAGCTAGTCGCACTAATCACTCCAATAAAGCTTGCAAGCTTTTTTATTAAGTTTTTACGATTCCGGGCACTCATTGATACCTCTCCACCCTTCTATCGCGGGATATATTGCAGTTTTCTGACATTTCTGACGTTAATTTTAACTGTTCGTTCCAAGTTTTCATCAAAGTTGCGAACCTGAACAAGTCTTCACATTAGTTTAGCTCTTCAACTCGTGCCGGCGCTAACTGCTCAGAACTAACAGGCTTTTGGCCGGGATTAGAGCATTAAGGGATTGAAAACTGGCCGACTTGAGAGGGTAAGATGATTCGGGATATTTGTCTATTTTAAAATCACATTGTTTTCTTCCGATATAATTTTTCAATAAGTAGATAGGCATCAATAAACCTCAAAAAATCTCACATTATTTATAATAGCTGTGAAAATAAAGGAAGTCTTGGCTGAACTGCCAGATTTAGAAACTGAGCGGCTACTGCTGCGAAAAATGGGTTGGCAGGATGTGGAAGATATCTTTGAATATGCCTCTATTCCTGCGGTTTCCCAATATACAACTTGGGAACCTCACCAATCTCTTGAAGATAGCCAGCGTTTTCTTAAGGCTACGATTGAGGGATATAATCAGCACGAAATAGCTTGTTGGGGAATAATAGAAAAAGCCGGCAATAAATTCATCGGTGCTTGTGGGTTTGCAGAGTGGAGGCCAGATTGTGCGCGGGGAGAAATTGGTTACGTTTTGTCCCCAAAGTATTGGGGAAACGGTTACATGAGGGAAGCTGTGCGGGCAATGATGGGGTTTGGTTTTTGCCCCATGCAGCTAAATCGCATTGAAGGGAGATGTATGGTTGAAAATACGGCTTCCGCAAGGGTTATGGAAAAAGCCGGCATGAAATTTGAAGGCGTACTGCGACAGCATCTATTTGCCAAAGGCATCTATCACGATGTAAAAATGTACTCGATTCTCAGGCAAGAATGGATCAAGTAGAAAATTTGAAAAAACCCCGTCCTAATAATTTTAGGACGGGGTTTATATTTAATTTCACCGATTTCTTTAAAATCCCATTAGTCGCTTTACATCTCAGAAGGCACTATGACCGGGCCAAACACATAAATCATGCTTTTGCTTACTTTAATGTGCGTTTTGATGGCGTTTTAACCGGCTGCTTTGAGTGATGTTAACGATGTTGGCTTCGCTCGCTGTTACCAGCTATTTAAAACGTGGTAGCCGGCTGATTACTTA contains the following coding sequences:
- a CDS encoding fasciclin domain-containing protein produces the protein MSARNRKNLIKKLASFIGVISATSFISWPVVAQYYYGPSFFTPGAYYPTRGPLIGQIKQLGFNKLAAALNETPEIEKTLNQEGPFTILAPTDEAFDALPAGTLEELMKSKNKQNLAKLLSYHVIAGEVTEADLAAGQVKTVEGSLVKLQVNASANELLLNDAKVTDNSFNIRNGKNNNITFVVIDKVLMPPDLQQSAPATP
- a CDS encoding alpha/beta hydrolase → MEWKNFLHQQRQLFLGTSASLLLLGAGIMVPATNVSAAEKVLIKVSVFRASVPVSDMKNFAETGEVSASLRDIFNATKQDPEVTRNALTEEVAVDFLLLDRALNHPFGEALLDELGKVVHTRADSANRQALRSAIILSATEDKKISLLEVIQNYPSPEVQVEGDRLIEAAAQLRRFSDVLQVILQHWPNIFP
- a CDS encoding GNAT family N-acetyltransferase codes for the protein MKIKEVLAELPDLETERLLLRKMGWQDVEDIFEYASIPAVSQYTTWEPHQSLEDSQRFLKATIEGYNQHEIACWGIIEKAGNKFIGACGFAEWRPDCARGEIGYVLSPKYWGNGYMREAVRAMMGFGFCPMQLNRIEGRCMVENTASARVMEKAGMKFEGVLRQHLFAKGIYHDVKMYSILRQEWIK